TGattaataaatgattaaatagcacagtggatttttttttacatttttctttctgtttgtgtgTTTGATGACTGCCTTAGGTctgctttctattttttttaattttgtagacTTTGTCTCTGTGCCTTTTAGTGCATCTGTCATTAGGTTTGAAATCTGTCTTTCCCTTGATCACATATTCAGCACATTTTAGTTCCATTTTGTAAATCCTTCCTGATGACACATTGCTGTGTCAAATGAGTCttgttttgacctttttttttccatccttcCTTAAAAGTATGTGGCCAGCTGATTTGTTTCCGTCCTTACTTGCTGTTTGGCGTGACACTAGCCACTGTTTCATCTTGAACTGTCATGTGAACCATTTTGTAATGCCCTAAATGGACAgtataaaaggtaaataaatgaatatgtgtTTTAATCCTATTATGATGGTTAATTGTGATAGACACCATATTCATAtccaagggggaattcacatgCTGCATTAATCGCACAGAACATAAAGTACACCAAGACATTGTATAAAACAGAACCACACATAATATAAAGAATACAGCACTTTTTTAGTCTATTGTGTCTCTGTGCTATAATGTGTTATCACTGACTAGGTTAAAGATCACCACAAAAAAAGTCCCCCAGTAATATCTTGTAGCACACGTTGCAGAATGAGCCAATAGCTGAAGGTTCTCCAACACAAGAAATTACAGAAGGTGATAGATAACCTTGTGTTTTTTTGTACTACTGTCTTCAGCGGATCCAGGGTACAAAGTAAAAATGATATAGCAGACTGAGCTGAAGTGGGTGGTAAACAGTTGGGCCCATTCACTGAATGGGTCTAAACTGTCATCTTGTACCGTGCAGGAAGTGAAGCCTTACACAGACGTCAACCTTCTTCAGTTCTACCCTCTAACAGGCCCAGATAAATCAGCTCTGAGCAGCCGAAAGGGAATCCAACAATTACAAGGCTTTTCCTGACTCACTGTttgcaaataacataaataatgcATGGAGTTTCTTCTTTGTTTGTTTAAAGGTAACAACAGGTAGCAAGCAACAGAATAGAAAAGCCTTTTATTTGAAGAGATGTGCACATAAAGAAGAGAGAACTGCCCAAGTTAGAACACAGCAACAACATCCACCTACACTTCAGGCATAGCTTACCTGTTACAATTTCTCTTTGTCTGCGCAGGTGCTGTACTGCCACCGAGTTCTGGGCCTTCAGTGTGGACCACAAGAGTTGCTCAATGGTGAAGGCCAGTGTGTGCCCTGTCTACAGTGCCCTGCCGGAGAGGAGCCTGACCAGGTAGGTGTTTCAGTGTACTGTGCACATGAATGGCAAATACAGACTGATAATACTCTTCCGGCAAATAAAAGTATTACAATAAGGATCACATAGCTAGAACCAAAACCCATGGTTGTCTCTAAGTTTTATAAatttacagattatttttaaattcccAGTTTGGCAATTTAACATTAATACATTCTGCTACAATGGCATAATGATTGGTCCCCTAagaaaaaattgctaaaaattaaatatatatgtaacacggtgtttaaattcatttaattatttttttatttcagtattgcAGTTCCAGCAATGACCAGGAAGCACAATGTCGGGCCTGTGCAGTGGGCACTTTCTCAGACAGCCTGAGCTCTTGGCCTTGTAGAGCACACTCCTGGTGTGAGAACTTGAATCGTGCTCAGCTCAGCCCTGGCACATCTACCACAGATGCAGTGTGTGGAGACTGCTTACATGGGTGAGTTCTTACAGAAGACTTTCTTGTGGTACAGTGACAGCCCTGATGTAACTCAGAGGGCAACGTGTTTAGTCTTTCCAATGTTCTTAGCATTATTGTGCACCGTGAGGAGTTCACTTGTTCTGCAGGGCTTATTTTGTATCCAGAGATTGAgcagcaattctaaattggcccaaggtGAATGAGTGGGTGTCGTGTGATACTGACGTGATACTGTTAAATGCCCCAGATTAGGTGGCTGGCCCGATCTTCACAACACTAACTGTGCCTGAGTGTATATTTTACGCAGACATGCTGCCcagtggagtttttgtttttctctcctctgttgtcaCCTGGCCATATCTCAACAATAACATTACTGGACATTAATTTTTTTAGATTCCTTTATGTTAATTGGTATGTTTAGCTACATGTTTAAGCTAAATGTACTTTATGATCTGAAATGTGTATGTAACCTGTAAGCTTGTAACAATACACAAAGtctatacaaaaatgaaattaatgaacTGGCCGGTCCATGCTAGAAAAAGACTCTGGCTCACCTAAAATTTTATATTGGAAAAGTTGGTTCACAAAATCGATAGATGGATAATGTGTTTATTACAAAATGCACCATCTCTCTACATTATATAGGCGCACAAGCTTCTAACCATTAAGCTGTTTTGTAGATTTCCTCCAGGGTTGTTCAGCCATGTTTTCTCCCTTTTGATGTGTAGCAACGAGATACCTTATATGACAAAAAGCATTGTTAGTCTGTTTATACCTTAAAGGTGGAACTAAATTTGAGGAAATTTTAGTTGTGCAAAATTTACTGTAAAtacttttttgtgtttacttcCTATGAAGTGAGTGAATATTTTTGAGAAGACTGGAGTGTCTGATTTCAAACGGAAGTGGAGTTTCCTTCTTCAGCATTTTGTAGCCCAAGTGGGACTGTAGGCAGCAGTACTTTTATTAATGAAAGTTGCAATGGAGGCTGAGGTTCAGCTGACTTTGACATTCATTATATtaactttatctattttccttaATAGCCTTTTCACTTTTTTGGCAAGTTTCCTTCCTAATCACCCCTGTTTTTACAGGTTCTTTGACACCGAGGGCATGTCCATTCTCATTAACGAATGTCTTCCGTGTGCGATGGCTCCAGTGGGGACAGCTGCCTGTGAAGGTCAGTTAAATTTGATTCAGAATTTTGGACTGTTGTTACTAGATGATAAACACTTGGCATATTTTGCACTTTTGGATGTAATTATCAAGTATCATTTTCCTACTGTCAGTTTGCGTCTGCCTATAATTCACATTGTCTTTGTATTTTACCTCCATTAACTCAAACATTTTGTTATCCCTAAAGCAACCAGTTGGTAGAGAGTTTTTGTCTTTTGAAGCGTTAAGAAAAATTAATCCTGACTGACTAAGACTGAATTGTTGAAACTGTTAATAGCCATGCTGTGatctgtacagtactgtacatcacATTTTGTCCCACAAAATCGCAGCACTTGAGTATCGTGTGAATGCTGGCAGAATGTTAAGCAGGGAGGGTTGATCTCCTAAGCCGACTCCTATTTCCAGTCTTGCATACAATTCTTTCCATAACATAAGTACTCCTGTTTGACAGGGTGGGCCTTTCCAGTGCAAAGAACATAATAGAGGTTGAGCACATTCAGAGCTGTGCCACGTGACTTACAAGCCAGTATGTGGTATTCAGATGATGTTTGTAGAAGACAGCTATCGAATCGGACAACAaggcatttaaaaacagaaacttgAATCCATATTCTTTACTAAAACTAGGACAATATTGCTAGCACATCTGTCTATCACAAGCACAGGAGCTTAGATTTAAATTACTATCTGGGCAATGAAACAAAGGCCTGTAGACAACTTGTGCCAAATCAGCCAGAGCAGTTAGGCCAGTCTGTAATTACATGCTGTTCCTTCGTGGAAAGATTTAGCTTTGTATGATGTTGCAGCTATTTATGCACCCTGTTTAGAAAACTGTATAATACAATAAGGAAATGTAAGACATGACTGTCCTGTTCAGTTAATGCCAGCCCAGTGTTTTGAAATGTGTCATGACATTTGTTTTAAAACCTCTTTTGTCACACTGCAGTAGTATAGCCATAATTCTTAAATCTGCATGCCATGAGAAAAGCTGTGGCATCTGCCACATGTCACAAATTAGATCAGCCCTCTTGTATCCCATTTGAAAACACTAATATCAAACTTAAAATGTAGATCAGTGTCCCTAGTTCTGGctttacattaattaatttttaattttctgatctTTCTTTCAGATGTCCAGGACTTGGTTCCAAAAATCTTGCACAGCACTGGGAAAAATACCCCCAAACTGGTTGTCTCAGTTGCTACTAATGGAACAATTGCCAGCCTACCAGAGGAAAAAAACACAGAGTATGCAGTATTTGCACTTGTACCTATTTTCTGCATCATGGGTCTTCTGGGAATCTTGATATGTAACGTCCTGAAAAAAAAAGGCTACCACTGCATGACGGAGAAGGAGGCCAGTGATGAACAGTCCAGTATGCAGGAGAAGGATGGTAAGCAAAAAAAGCAGGAAAGCAATGCGCTGACATCGGGAAAAATTTTATTCAGCCATCTGTTACAAAACCTGCTACTTCGGTTCAGTGTCATGGGGATTGGAGCAAATCTCAGTAGAATGAGGTACAAGGAAAGAGCCAATCTTACAAAGGCTGCCAATCCATCAGAAGTCCCGCTCCTGCGCACATCTACACTTCTACTCCCACAGACATGAGGACAGTATGCCAATAATGTGTGAAAACCCCACCTATAAAATAATGACCCTTCAGCCTTGTCTGAACTCATTCTTGTAAACCCAATATGTTCCTTCTTGTCCATCACAGTGAGCAGCACCACCAGCTATCTTTTGACAGTCAATACCACGTACAAACGTCATATCCCAGCTTAGTGGGATTCATAACATTAGGCACATTTCTTCCTGGACCCAGCAGATCAAGGCCGAATAATATGTTAGCATGCTGGTCATACCATCCATAGGATTACCTCTTTTATGTCATTGATGGTCTACTGTTTGCTGGGCAGCTATTGGTTAGCCATTCATATTGTAGTCTAGTAGCAAGATGAATGACTGGGAGTGCCAAGCTAAAAATGAGGAAAAGCTTCCATTATGTGTAGTATGTGTAGTATTGTGAACAGTTTGAGTAACAATTCCAGTTTTAACAAAACACCCAACTAAATCTTTAACAAGCAATTATTTGCAGGATTAGGTTTCTGTGAAAATTTAAATGCTGACAAAGCACATCCATTTCTCACGCAACTTGTAGTGTTCCTTTCTAAATGAATACATTGTATTGCTGTGTAACTGTTCTGGGCAGATGCTAAACTTATGTCACAATACTGGCTTTCGCACACAATATTTGGAAAGTCAGCTTTTCTTTGATTAGGTTTCATtgcatttaaaattgtaatacattGAGTTTTGATCCACTATTGACACAgtgttaatattgttgttttattgtcaaaatgaaaggtattgtaaaaataaatgtgcacTTGGGGTACTCCCTAAAACGCAATCCATTACAAAAACTAGAGTAGCCTTTATCACTGCAACCCAGCTCCTTGCTTTGCCAAGTGTGTACGCTTTTCCCACCAGCATGACATCAAGCCGATTGACAGTGATAATCCTGGACATACTGTGTGCTTGCCACTTTGTACCCAACAGTGACTGTTTAGACAGGAGAATGTGCCCAACTCTAACGGCAAAAGAGAAGATGCAAAAACAGAAGGATGAACGGATGTGTGTACTTCAGATACTAAGATGTCCGCTTTAGTGAGGAGATGCACAGCTGTTCAGATGCGACTCCTATGAATAACAGTATCTGcatagaaaaattgataaaacagGCTTAGCTGGggtgttaaattatttattagtgtCCCAACATGAATTCTGAAAAGAGAATGCAAAGCGGATTCACTATGCCAATTTGTAAAATCATTTATATGGGGTTAGTCCTAGAGATATTTTCATCAAAGTGTTACTTAGGAAATTAGCAAAACTGAAATCAGTGGGCTTCTGGGTCCTTGGGTCCTTTTAAAGCAGTCTGGCATGTGCTATTAAGGataataaaatgaaactgaagtcaaaataatatacaattaaaagaGACATTTTATTGCAAGGGTTCAATAGATGGAGGGCTGTTGAATTTGTCAAGCTCATTGGCCTTGGTGCTTAATGCAGTTCTTGCCTTCCTCATTTTATTGTGTCAGAAAAAGCTCTGCATATATGCTGCTCACCACGGCACACATTAGACATTACTTTAGGGTAGAGAAAGTGAAAGGGTTCGGACAAGTGTACACAAGCTGTCGGTGTTTCACTGTAGGTAGAACAGGCATCAGCTCTCTAAAAGCATGAATAATGGACCGTCCTTAAAATGGCTGAAATACCTTGATCTATTCTGTCTCAGGGAACAGGGCGCTGCAGTGCTATTAATCATCATCCCCCCTGCCATTTGTCCACTGTATGATCTCAGCCTCTCCAAAGACAAATAGCTATATGCATTGGGTCCCAAAGGCATGGCTGGGTCAGGGGAGGCTTCCGGAATTTTTGGCCAAGCAAACAGAATTAGGCCTGACAGCTGATCTGAGATTGCCTGCTCTCACTGATAAAAAACACTGtcttgaaaataaatattctgtaataaatcTGTTGTGAAGGGGTAAGATTTAAAAAAGATGGCCATGAAGCAGCTGAATTGGAATCAAACAGTAAAGTATTTTTAGAAGTCCTGCAGAttacagtgtatttatttttatataatgtggaCTGACGCAGCATTCAGGTGCTGATGTAAGGCTGTGCCTTTGAGGGTTCAGGGGCTCTTTGCCGACATGTTCAATAATTCTTTTGTGATCCACAGGCAGTGGCTGCCCTTATATAATTGATGACGGCAATGAAGACACCATCAGCGTGCTGGTGCGACTGATCACAGAGAAGAAAGGTGCGTCAGATACAGCATGAGGAAGCCTGATGATGGACATCTTTTCCTGCATGCCAAGTAAACTTTGAAATAACTCgattttgctttgttatttagAAAATGCTGCTGCTTTGGAAGAGCTTctgaaagaatatgaaagcaaacAGAACACTGTGAGCAAGAGATCTTCCATCAGGTATGCAATCACTTTGTTACTTGTTTCTGGGACTTTCTGGTAGACTGTGGTGATAGGCGAGCCAACTTCACATGCACAACGTGGGCCAATTTTGGTTTAACTATCCCACGAATCTATTGACTTCTCCCTCATTCACATTTAGTCTCCCATGTCgattaatttttaaatgacaCTCTAGGGTGAGTTGAAAAAGGGGGGTTCTAGTGGTCACAGTAAAGGTCTGCAGTATTAGACTTGTTAAAAGTTTTCAGTTTTAGCCCACGTCCCTTTTCTCAATATTGAAATATTGttgtttgtattattgttatattgTCTGACACCTTTAATGGTCGTAGTAGTCTTGTCATAATAAATTAGAGTGCATTAAAAgacataatttcattttatttaaacacaaacCGGCTTACGTGATGTACTCCCTTAACGCTGTTTCCATGCCACTTTTTCAGTGGTGCTCGCTTTATTCAGAGGATGTAAAAGTTTACTTAGAGTTGGTGCCAATTGATTTTAGAAGTGATCCATTAGATCATATTCGAGATGGAGCATTGGTACATTAAAGGTCTGATGATGAACCACAGGCACGCtctgaaccagcaaccttgtggTTTTAAGCCCAGTCCCTTAGTCTCTAAATCTTACTGCCTGCTTGTGTAAAAATATACTTCTTGCATCATATGAAGATTCGATCGACTTTTCTTGTTAAACAAAGCTCTGTGCTTGTTTAATGCTGTCAGGCTAGAGCTGGACATACACGCGTCACCAGTGAAGTCATTCATGTCCGATTTACTCGTATTAACACCTTCAGGTATTGCATACAACAATTAAGACCTTTTGCTGGTTATATACTATAATTGTATGGCTTTGGCTACACTCTGGCACTTGTATAGGATCTTGACCTAGAAAACTGATGGACTTGCGTTCTCATGAAATCAGCATTGGCATTTAACCCGGTCATTGACAAGTACATCTTTTAGACAATCTAAACCCATGAGAGGGGCAATATGACCTCATAGTTATTCGGTATAC
Above is a window of Polypterus senegalus isolate Bchr_013 chromosome 2, ASM1683550v1, whole genome shotgun sequence DNA encoding:
- the relt gene encoding tumor necrosis factor receptor superfamily member 19L isoform X1 produces the protein MKMKSHLCCSVVSIFTVLYCHRVLGLQCGPQELLNGEGQCVPCLQCPAGEEPDQYCSSSNDQEAQCRACAVGTFSDSLSSWPCRAHSWCENLNRAQLSPGTSTTDAVCGDCLHGFFDTEGMSILINECLPCAMAPVGTAACEDVQDLVPKILHSTGKNTPKLVVSVATNGTIASLPEEKNTEYAVFALVPIFCIMGLLGILICNVLKKKGYHCMTEKEASDEQSSMQEKDGSGCPYIIDDGNEDTISVLVRLITEKKENAAALEELLKEYESKQNTVSKRSSIRFPPLPQLHQFKSLPHLCKHQQHLHTVHGLVAPSGPCCTRCTQKKWPEILVPTDTTKSSKVGSKNTRPGEITILSVGRFRVAHIPELKSMPLEELSPPESSDTDSIDTSHTEPAEEKSLLGGSSSSRAKSKWLKPGDSKLEDRKLIIKLGETNLII
- the relt gene encoding tumor necrosis factor receptor superfamily member 19L isoform X2 yields the protein MKMKSHLCCSVVSIFTVLYCHRVLGLQCGPQELLNGEGQCVPCLQCPAGEEPDQYCSSSNDQEAQCRACAVGTFSDSLSSWPCRAHSWCENLNRAQLSPGTSTTDAVCGDCLHGFFDTEGMSILINECLPCAMAPVGTAACEDVQDLVPKILHSTGKNTPKLVVSVATNGTIASLPEEKNTEYAVFALVPIFCIMGLLGILICNVLKKKGYHCMTEKEASDEQSSMQEKDGSGCPYIIDDGNEDTISVLVRLITEKKENAAALEELLKEYESKQNTVSKRSSIRFPPLPQLHQFKSLPHLCKHQQHLHTVHGLVAPSGPCCTRCTQKKWPEILVPTDTTKSSKVGSKNTRPGEITILSVGRFRVAHIPELKSMPLEELSPPESSDTDSIDTSHTEPAEEKSLLGGSSSSRAKSKWLKPGDSKLEVNN